One genomic window of Gavia stellata isolate bGavSte3 chromosome 7, bGavSte3.hap2, whole genome shotgun sequence includes the following:
- the KLHL28 gene encoding kelch-like protein 28: MDQSSPTYMLANLTHLHSEQLLQGLNLLRQHHELCDIILRVGDVKIHAHKVVLASISPYFKAMFTGNLSEKENSEVEFQCIDEAALQAIVEYAYTGTVFISQDTVESLLPAANLLQIKLVVKECCAFLESQLDPGNCIGISRFAETYGCHDLYLAANKYICQNFEDVCQTEEFFELTHSELDEIVSNDCLNVVTEETVFYALESWIKYDVQERQKYLAQLLHCVRLPLLSVKFLTRLYEANHLIRDDHTCKHLLNEALKYHFMPEHRLSHQTMLMTRPRCAPKVLCAVGGKAGLFACLESVEMYFPQNDSWIGLAPLSIPRYEFGICVLDQKIYVVGGIATHVCQGISYRKHENSVECWDPDTNTWTSLERMFESRSTLGVVVLAGELYALGGYDGQSYLRTVEKYIPKVKEWQLVAPMNKTRSCFAAAVLDGMIYAIGGYGPAHMNSMERYDPSKNSWETVASMADKRINFGVGVMLGFIFVVGGHNGVSHLSSIERYDPHQNQWTVCRPMKEPRTGVGAAVIDNYLYVVGGHSGSSYLNTVQKYDPISDTWLDSAGMMYCRCNFGLTAL, encoded by the exons ATGGACCAGTCGTCTCCAACCTACATGCTTGCCAACTTAACCCACTTGCATTCTGAACAGCTTCTGCAAGGCTTGAACCTCCTTCGACAGCATCACGAGCTCTGTGACATTATCCTTAGAGTTGGAGATGTCAAGATCCATGCCCACAAAGTGGTGCTTGCCAGCATCAGTCCATACTTCAAAGCCATGTTCACTGGGAACCTTTCCGAGAAGGAGAACTCAGAGGTGGAGTTCCAGTGCATCGATGAGGCAGCCCTGCAGGCCATCGTGGAGTATGCCTACACAGGAACTGTGTTTATCTCGCAAGACACTGTAGAGTCGCTTCTTCCAGCTGCGAATCTTCTCCAGATCAAACTGGTAGTGAAGGAGTGTTGTGCATTTCTTGAAAGCCAGCTTGATCCTGGCAATTGCATCGGGATTTCTCGTTTTGCAGAGACCTATGGCTGCCATGACCTCTACCTGGCTGCTAACAAGTACATTTGTCAAAACTTTGAAGATGTTTGTCAGACGGAAGAATTTTTTGAGCTTACGCATTCTGAATTGGATGAAATTGTTTCCAATGACTGCTTGAATGTTGTGACAGAGGAAACTGTTTTTTATGCACTAGAGTCCTGGATCAAATATGATGTACAGGAGCGACAGAAGTACTTAGCGCAGCTGCTGCATTGCGTTCGGTTGCCACTGCTGAGCGTTAAGTTTCTTACGAGGTTATACGAAGCAAACCATCTCATTCGTGATGACCATACTTGTAAGCATCTGCTAAATGAGGCCCTAAAATACCACTTTATGCCTGAACACAGACTATCCCACCAGACCATGTTGATGACACGACCTCGCTGTGCTCCTAAAGTTCTTTGTGCCGTAGGAGGAAAAGCTGGACTGTTCGCCTGTTTGGAAAG tgttgaaatgtattttccccAGAATGACTCCTGGATAGGCCTGGCACCTCTTAGCATTCCCCGCTATGAATTTGGAATATGTGTCCTAGACCAGAAAATATATGTTGTAGGAGGGATTGCAACCCACGTGTGTCAAGGCATCAGTTACCGAAAGCATGAGAATTCAGTGGAGTGCTGGGACCCCGATACGAACACTTGGACATCTCTTGAAAGGATGTTTGAGAGCCGGAGTACTCTGGGAGTGGTAGTTCTGGCAGGAGAGCTCTACGCCTTAGGTGGCTATGATGGGCAGTCTTATTTACGAACTGTAGAGAAATACATTCCTAAAGTGAAGGAATGGCAGCTAGTGGCCCCaatgaacaaaacaagaagtTGTTTTGCTGCAGCTGTCTTGGACGGAATGATATATGCCATTGGTGGTTATGGTCCTGCCCATATGAACAG CATGGAGCGTTACGATCCAAGTAAAAACTCGTGGGAGACAGTCGCTTCAATGGCTGATAAACGAATAAACTTTGGTGTCGGTGTCATGCTGGGCTTCATTTTTGTAGTAGGTGGACACAATGGTGTGTCTCACTTATCGAGCATTGAGAGATACGATCCTCATCAAAATCAGTGGACTGTGTGTCGACCTATGAAGGAACCCAGAACAG GAGTTGGTGCAGCTGTAATTGATAACTACCTTTACGTAGTTGGAGGTCATTCGGGGTCATCCTATCTGAACACTGTACAGAAATACGATCCCATCTCGGATACCTGGCTGGACTCTGCTGGCATGATGTACTGTCGATGCAATTTTGGTTTGACTGCGCTTTGA